Proteins found in one Quercus robur chromosome 2, dhQueRobu3.1, whole genome shotgun sequence genomic segment:
- the LOC126704024 gene encoding uncharacterized protein LOC126704024 has product MASPRSLGFESGEDGSYRPRLRTPPSESFSYKEEHYHRKKSRISAHRSLGNDAMSRVLHQISRSLFTQRIERAKLPYRFAQPTFTIYIRRTDPVEHVSHFNQRMVVYSRNEALMCKVFLFSLGPIAMRWFDRLEEGSISSFQELTKAFRAQFYTCSKVPRPLDSLLSMAMREGETLKTYSNRYWEMFNEIDGDFKDMAIRTFKVGIPSKHDLRKSLTKKPVQSMHQLMDRIDEYKRLEEDQQQRKGKAKVTPPD; this is encoded by the coding sequence ATGGCGTCTCCTCGAAGCTTAGGGTTTGAGTCAGGGGAAGATGGCAGTTATAGGCCAAGGTTAAGAACTCCTCCTAGTGAATCTTTTTCCTATAAGGAGGAACATTATCATAGGAAAAAGAGTAGAATTTCGGCCCATAGGAGCTTGGGAAATGATGCTATGAGTAGGGTCTTGCACCAGATCTCGAGATCACTGTTCACACAGAGGATTGAAAGGGCAAAGCTTCCTTATCGGTTTGCGCAACCCACTTTTACCATTTACATTAGGAGGACAGACCCAGTGGAGCACGTTAGTCACTTTAATCAGAGAATGGTTGTTTATTCGAGGAACGAGGCCTTGATGTGTAAAGTGTTCCTTTTTAGCTTAGGGCCTATtgcaatgagatggtttgatagGTTGGAAGAAGGCTCCATTAGCTCCTTCCAGGAGCTCACTAAGGCCTTCAGGGCTCAATTCTATACGTGTAGCAAGGTTCCTCGCCCCCTAGACTCCTTGCTATCAATGGCAATGAGAGAGGGTGAAACTTTGAAAACTTACTCGaacagatattgggagatgttcaACGAGATAGATGGAGATTTCAAGGATATGGCTATAAGGACGTTTAAAGTCGGCATTCCCTCTAAGCATGATTTGAGAAAATCCTTAACGAAGAAGCCTGTGCAAAGCATGCATCAATTAATGGATCGAATTGACGAGTATAAACGGCTCGAGGAAGATCAACAGCAAAGGAAGGGGAAAGCGAAGGTGACCCCTCCTGATTGA
- the LOC126715258 gene encoding trihelix transcription factor ENAP1, producing the protein MDDIEDDARYPSKPYSLNPYNPPRRPRNPIRNAPFSHPISNRYEIEEDDDDDENDVVLEEALDDEDDENPGGYYRNLEGDGEFVDRHSKKRKLRNSIPEFEFDFASVPRGSRSSKPLYSGADWNEHAVFVLLEVWGDRFLQLGRKSLRSEDWNDVAEKVSEASKMEKDELQCRTMLDKLKRKYKKEKVKVEDFGLNSSKWVYFKKMDMLMASSPRQECGLACGIDSGEYVFMNTRVYLERSNGFDEMRDSPGESENEEEEEEGNGLDERGAVRGCGGDGLSYKVLADSIQRFGEIYEKIESSKRQQMMELEKMRLEFQRELELQKKQILERAQVEIAKMQEEVEDDEDSDASEENVSE; encoded by the coding sequence atggatgacATTGAAGACGACGCGAGGTACCCTTCAAAGCCCTATTCTTTAAACCCATACAACCCACCTCGTCGCCCTAGAAATCCAATTCGCAATGCCCCTTTCTCTCACCCAATCTCCAATCGCTACGAAATCGAGGaagacgacgacgacgacgaaaACGACGTCGTGTTGGAAGAAGCTTTGGACGACGAAGATGACGAAAACCCAGGTGGGTATTATCGGAATTTGGAAGGAGACGGTGAATTTGTCGACAGGCACTCAAAGAAGAGGAAGCTAAGGAATTCGATTCCCGAGTTCGAGTTCGACTTCGCTTCGGTGCCGAGGGGTAGTAGGAGCTCGAAGCCTCTGTATTCGGGTGCTGACTGGAATGAGCACGCGGTGTTTGTGTTGTTGGAGGTGTGGGGGGACAGGTTTCTCCAGTTGGGGAGGAAGAGCTTGAGGTCTGAGGACTGGAACGATGTTGCGGAGAAGGTATCGGAGGCGTCGAAGATGGAGAAGGATGAGTTGCAGTGTAGGACTATGTTGGATAAGCTGAAGAGGAAGTACAAGAAAGAGAAGGTTAAAGTTGAGGACTTTGGATTGAATTCTAGCAAATGGGTCTACTTTAAGAAGATGGATATGTTAATGGCTTCGTCGCCGAGGCAAGAGTGCGGGTTGGCGTGTGGGATTGATTCCGGGGAGTATGTGTTTATGAATACCCGGGTTTATTTGGAGAGGTCGAATGGGTTTGATGAGATGAGGGATAGTCCCGGGGAGTCGGAGaatgaggaggaggaagaggaagggAATGGGTTGGATGAGAGGGGGGCAGTGAGAGGCTGCGGTGGAGATGGATTGTCCTATAAGGTGTTGGCGGATTCGATACAGAGGTTTGGGGAGATATATGAGAAGATTGAGAGTAGTAAGAGGCAGCAGATGATGGAGTTGGAGAAGATGAGGTTGGAGTTCCAGAGGGAGTTGGAGTTGCAGAAGAAGCAGATTCTGGAGAGGGCGCAAGTGGAGATTGCGAAAATGCAGGAAGAGGTGGAGGATGATGAGGATTCCGATGCTTCTGAAGAGAATGTCAGTGAGTGA
- the LOC126704032 gene encoding uncharacterized protein LOC126704032 has protein sequence MAALGRIGTYSFEVMSVSSSHTEDPIPEPKRGKMQPHDDALVVTLRIGSYDVRRVLVDQGSGVEIMHPNLYNGLKLKPEDLVSYDSLLVGFDGKTIIPKGMIRLLVQVGSEVMEVNFIVVDAYLPYTVILARPWLHAMGAVSSTLHLKVKYPSGDHVEELIGSQTMEREELLAFLRRNVDVFAWNAYETPGVDLNFICHHLNVNPTIIPKKQLPWHSSKEYEEAIKEEVVKLKCAGAIKKVFYPAWLTNTVVVKKKSGKWRVCVDFTDLNKACPKDPFPISRIDQLVDATRMMTRMFESQLGNNIEVYIDDMVVKSKVVFEHLSDLGNVFEVLWRHKLRLNASKCSFVVSSGKFLGYMVTHCEIEVNPDQIKVISDLQPPWNPKEVQKLTGMTVALNRFISQSTNKCRPFFQLLHKWKGFEWNEERALGF, from the exons ATGGCAGCCCTAGGTCGAATTGGCACATATTCGTTTGAGGTCATGTCTGTATCCAGTTCACACACCGAGGATCCAATCCCTGAACCTAAACGGGGGAAGATGCAG CCGCATGATGATGCCTTAGTGGTTACCCTTCGGATAGGGAGCTATGACGTAAGGAGGGTCCTAGTAGACCAAGGCAGTGGTGTAGAGATTATGCATCCTAATCTGTACAATGGACTTAAATTGAAACCCGAGGATCTAGTTAGCTATGATTCTCTTCTAGTGGGATTTGATGGGAAGACTATTATCCCAAAGGGCATGATTAGATTGCTTGTTCAAGTGGGGTCAGAAGTGATGGAGGTGAACTTCATTGTGGTGGATGCTTACTTACCTTATACTGTCATCTTAGCAAGACcgtggctgcatgccatgggagCTGTTTCTTCGACTCTGCATTTAAAGGTGAAGTATCCCTCCGGGGACCATGTTGAAGAGTTGATTGGAAGCCAGACCATG GAGAGGGAGGAATTGTTGGCTTTCCTTAGGAGGAATGTGGATGTATTTGCTTGGAATGCCTATGAAACTCCTGGAGTAGATctaaatttcatttgtcatcatcTAAATGTCAACCCAACCATTATCCCGAAGAAGCAACTACCTTGGCACTCTTCTAAAGAATATGAAGAGGCTATCAAGGAAGAAGTGGTGAAACTTAAGTGTGCAGGGGCAATTAAGAAAGTTTTTTACCCAGCATGGTTGACCAATACAgttgtggtgaagaagaagTCAGGGAAGTGGAGAGTCTGCGTAGATTTCACTGACTTGAATAAAGCTTGCCCTAAGGATCCTTTCCCGATTTCTCGAATAGATCAATTGGTGGATGCTACG CGGATGATGACTAGAATGTTTGAATCCCAACTTGGCAATAATATTGAAGTTTACATTGATGATATGGTCGTGAAGAGCAAGGTGGTGTTCGAGCATTTGAGTGATCTTGGAAATGTATTTGAGGTACTATGGAGACACAAATTGCGTCTCAATGCTTCGAAGTGTTCTTTTGTTGTTAGTTCTGGTAAATTTTTGGGCTATATGGTCACCCATTGTGAAATTGAGGTTAATCCTGATCAGATTAAGGTGATAAGTGACTTACAACCTCCTTGGAATCCTAAAGAAGTGCAGAAGCTAACTGGGATGACTGTAGCCTTAAATAGATTTATTTCCCAGTCAACAAACAAATGTAGACCATTTTTCCAGCTtctgcacaagtggaaggggtttgaATGGAATGAGGAACGTGCCCTTGGCTTCTAG